One segment of Halomonas sp. TD01 DNA contains the following:
- a CDS encoding aminotransferase class V-fold PLP-dependent enzyme, which produces MPHSVIEKPTVLAPTTFNVEALRNDFPILKREVHGKPLVYLDNAATSQTPQQVIDVFSDYYSRYNANIHRGLHTLSDEATAAFEATRHRVKAFLNAEDARQIIFTRGTTEAINLVVQSWGRQQLAAGDEVLISMLEHHSNIVPWQLLAAEIGFTIKVIPVEANGALDMTAYRALLSERTKLVAVNHVSNALGTINPVKEMATLAHQHGALILVDGAQATPHQQVDVQEIDADFYAFSGHKIYGPTGVGVLYGKQALLEAMPPWQGGGEMIKTVSFDVGTTFAELPHKFEAGTPAIAEVIALGRAIEWLEGVGVEAIGAWEAVLLEHATAAVSQIDGLRILGTAPHKAGVLSFVVDGAHSQDIGLLIDQLGVAIRTGHHCAQPLLHHFGVDATCRASFAAYNTLEEIDTFVAALNRVIGMVR; this is translated from the coding sequence ATGCCCCATAGCGTGATTGAGAAACCCACCGTGCTCGCACCCACAACGTTTAACGTCGAGGCGCTGCGCAACGATTTCCCGATACTAAAACGGGAAGTGCACGGGAAGCCGTTGGTATATTTAGATAATGCCGCGACAAGCCAGACGCCCCAACAGGTTATTGACGTGTTCAGCGACTATTATTCGCGCTATAACGCCAATATCCACCGGGGCCTGCACACGTTGTCAGATGAAGCGACAGCAGCGTTTGAAGCCACACGGCATCGCGTTAAGGCGTTTCTCAATGCGGAAGATGCGCGTCAGATTATCTTTACGCGGGGCACAACTGAAGCGATTAATTTGGTGGTTCAAAGCTGGGGACGCCAACAGCTTGCTGCTGGCGATGAAGTGCTAATTTCAATGCTGGAGCACCACTCCAACATTGTGCCTTGGCAGCTGTTGGCGGCTGAAATTGGCTTTACCATCAAGGTCATTCCCGTTGAGGCCAATGGGGCGCTAGATATGACGGCGTATCGCGCGCTGCTCAGCGAGCGCACTAAACTGGTGGCGGTTAATCATGTCTCTAATGCGCTGGGCACTATTAACCCAGTAAAAGAGATGGCAACGCTTGCCCATCAGCACGGTGCGCTTATTCTGGTGGATGGCGCCCAGGCAACACCGCACCAGCAGGTTGACGTTCAGGAGATCGATGCTGATTTCTATGCGTTCTCTGGGCATAAAATTTATGGCCCTACTGGTGTTGGTGTGCTTTACGGTAAGCAGGCCTTATTAGAAGCGATGCCGCCTTGGCAGGGTGGTGGCGAGATGATTAAAACGGTCTCTTTTGACGTCGGTACCACCTTTGCGGAACTTCCCCATAAATTCGAGGCTGGCACTCCTGCCATTGCTGAGGTGATTGCTCTGGGCCGCGCTATTGAGTGGCTAGAGGGTGTTGGTGTAGAGGCAATCGGTGCTTGGGAAGCCGTACTGCTGGAACATGCCACCGCAGCGGTGAGTCAGATAGATGGCCTGCGCATTCTCGGCACTGCGCCGCATAAAGCCGGGGTGCTGTCGTTTGTGGTCGATGGTGCTCATTCTCAGGACATCGGGCTGCTGATTGATCAGCTAGGCGTAGCTATTCGTACCGGGCATCACTGCGCGCAACCGCTGTTACATCATTTTGGCGTAGATGCCACGTGTCGTGCATCATTTGCGGCGTATAATACGCTGGAAGAGATAGATACGTTCGTTGCGGCGCTCAACCGTGTGATTGGCATGGTACGTTAA
- the sufD gene encoding Fe-S cluster assembly protein SufD, with the protein MSDTQTFLDTLTARSQQRGAEPTWIAARRQAGAARFEAMGFPTRRDEEWKYTDVRTIAQGNFALAENADFSQAQAAALTLPLDAYRLTFVDGVFSAALSDLEALPSSVQVMPLSKALADNHEAVGGPLGRLTGVDFSPFAALNTAFMEEGAVVRIAPGTVVEKPILLQFMSRAGTPVMCHPRILVEAAGRSEATLIEHYVGETEAANFTNVVAELMLDRGAILNHYKLQEAPLGDMHVASIHVEQSRDSRYSSYNLNLGGALVRNDLISDLNGQGAETNFYGLFFGQGRQHIDNHTKVNHNAPLTFSNENYKGILDDRAHGVFNGKVYVKRDSQKIEGFQSNQNLLLSDRARIDAKPELEIYADDVKCSHGTTTGQLDEDAIYALRTRGIDKATARGLLTLAFAGEVLEQVALDVIAERVELAVAGKLPERFNLAGLVEAAAALND; encoded by the coding sequence ATGAGCGATACGCAAACGTTTTTGGACACGCTAACAGCGCGTAGCCAACAGCGCGGTGCGGAACCCACCTGGATTGCGGCTCGCCGCCAAGCGGGAGCTGCACGCTTTGAAGCCATGGGGTTTCCTACTCGCCGCGATGAAGAGTGGAAATACACCGACGTACGTACGATTGCCCAGGGAAACTTTGCGCTGGCTGAAAATGCGGACTTTTCTCAGGCGCAAGCGGCCGCACTTACATTGCCGTTGGATGCGTATCGGCTAACGTTTGTAGATGGTGTATTCTCTGCAGCACTCTCGGACTTAGAAGCACTGCCAAGTAGCGTTCAGGTGATGCCGCTCTCTAAGGCGCTGGCTGATAACCACGAAGCTGTGGGTGGGCCACTGGGGCGCCTGACGGGGGTTGATTTCTCCCCGTTCGCAGCGCTGAACACCGCGTTTATGGAAGAGGGTGCTGTGGTGCGCATCGCGCCGGGTACCGTTGTGGAAAAACCCATTCTACTGCAGTTTATGTCTCGTGCAGGCACGCCAGTGATGTGCCATCCGCGCATCTTGGTAGAAGCAGCAGGGCGCAGCGAAGCGACGTTGATTGAGCACTATGTCGGTGAAACCGAGGCGGCTAACTTTACCAACGTGGTTGCCGAGCTGATGCTTGATCGCGGAGCGATCTTGAATCACTACAAACTGCAAGAAGCGCCCTTGGGCGACATGCATGTCGCCAGTATTCATGTTGAACAGAGCCGAGATAGCCGCTATAGCTCCTACAATCTGAATTTGGGTGGTGCGCTGGTGCGCAACGACCTTATTAGTGACCTGAACGGCCAAGGAGCGGAAACCAATTTCTATGGCTTGTTCTTCGGCCAGGGGCGCCAGCATATAGATAACCACACCAAGGTTAATCACAATGCGCCGCTGACGTTCTCAAATGAGAATTACAAAGGCATTTTGGATGACCGCGCTCATGGCGTCTTTAACGGCAAAGTGTACGTTAAGCGCGATAGTCAGAAGATCGAAGGTTTTCAAAGTAACCAAAACTTATTGCTTTCCGATCGCGCGCGTATCGATGCCAAGCCTGAGCTCGAAATTTATGCTGATGACGTGAAGTGCTCTCATGGCACCACCACGGGACAGTTGGATGAAGATGCGATCTACGCGTTACGTACCCGCGGTATCGACAAAGCGACCGCGCGTGGCCTGTTAACGCTTGCATTTGCTGGTGAGGTGCTTGAGCAGGTAGCGCTTGATGTGATTGCCGAACGGGTAGAGTTGGCGGTGGCGGGCAAGCTGCCGGAACGTTTCAACCTCGCTGGATTGGTAGAAGCGGCGGCTGCGCTTAACGACTAA
- the sufC gene encoding Fe-S cluster assembly ATPase SufC produces MLQVNDLHVTVDGKEILKGLTLTIKAGEVHAIMGPNGAGKSTLSAVIAGKDGYEVTQGSITFEGQDVLEMEIEERAQAGLLLGFQYPVEIPGVKNIYLLKAALNAQRVARGEAEMPAPEFMKLVKEKLGFMKMDASFLQRAVNEGFSGGEKKRNEILQMLVLQPKLAMLDEIDSGLDIDAMKVVSDGVNSLRAEDRAILLVTHYQRLLDYIVPDKVHVLVDGRIVKSGDAELAKELEANGYEGIEESAA; encoded by the coding sequence ATGTTGCAAGTTAACGATTTACACGTCACCGTCGACGGCAAAGAAATTTTGAAAGGCTTAACGCTTACCATCAAAGCAGGTGAAGTGCATGCCATCATGGGCCCCAACGGCGCGGGTAAATCTACCTTGTCGGCCGTTATCGCCGGTAAAGATGGTTACGAGGTGACCCAAGGCAGCATTACCTTTGAAGGCCAGGACGTTCTCGAAATGGAAATCGAAGAGCGCGCCCAAGCAGGCCTGCTACTTGGCTTCCAGTACCCGGTGGAAATCCCTGGGGTCAAAAATATCTACTTGCTGAAGGCCGCCCTCAATGCCCAGCGTGTAGCGCGCGGTGAAGCAGAAATGCCCGCCCCTGAGTTTATGAAGCTGGTAAAAGAGAAGTTGGGCTTTATGAAGATGGATGCCAGCTTCCTGCAGCGTGCTGTCAATGAAGGTTTTTCGGGCGGTGAGAAAAAGCGTAACGAAATTCTTCAGATGCTGGTGCTTCAGCCTAAGCTTGCCATGCTCGATGAAATTGATTCCGGCCTTGATATTGATGCCATGAAAGTTGTCTCAGATGGCGTTAATAGCCTGCGCGCTGAAGATCGCGCCATTTTACTGGTCACTCACTATCAGCGCCTGCTGGACTACATCGTGCCGGATAAGGTGCACGTTTTAGTTGATGGCCGCATTGTGAAGAGCGGCGACGCTGAGCTTGCTAAAGAGCTGGAAGCCAACGGCTATGAAGGCATTGAGGAGTCTGCGGCATGA
- the sufB gene encoding Fe-S cluster assembly protein SufB: MASEEMEQLVRREYKDGFVTDIESDTLPPGLDENTIAFISNKKGEPEWMLEWRLDAYRQWLKMKEPSWAHLDYPPIDYQSISYFSAPKRPEDRPQSLDEVDPKLLETYEKLGIPLHERAALAGVAVDAVFDSVSVTTTFKKELGEAGVIFCSISEAIRDYPELIKQYLGTVVPVADNYFAALNSAVFTDGSFVFVPEGVTCPMELSTYFRINAANTGQFERTLIICESRAQVSYLEGCTAPMRDENQLHAAVVELVALDDAYIKYSTVQNWYPGDENGKGGIYNFVTKRGDCRGDRSRISWTQVETGSAITWKYPSCVLRGKDSIGEFYSVAVTNGRQQADTGTKMIHIGEGTRSYIVSKGISAGKSDQSYRGLVKIGPRAKGARNFTQCDSLLIGDKCGAHTFPYQEIGNSTATIEHEATTSKIGEDQLFYCQSRGISEEDAVSMIVNGFCKDVFQELPMEFAVEAEALLSVTLEGAVG, translated from the coding sequence ATGGCAAGCGAAGAAATGGAACAGTTGGTTCGTCGCGAATATAAAGATGGTTTTGTAACCGATATAGAAAGCGACACCCTGCCACCTGGCTTGGATGAAAACACCATCGCCTTTATCTCTAATAAGAAAGGTGAGCCGGAATGGATGCTGGAGTGGCGCCTAGATGCCTATCGTCAGTGGTTGAAAATGAAAGAGCCGTCCTGGGCGCATCTTGATTATCCGCCAATTGATTATCAATCAATCTCTTATTTCAGTGCGCCAAAGCGCCCTGAAGATCGCCCTCAGAGTCTGGATGAAGTTGATCCTAAGCTTCTCGAAACATATGAAAAGCTTGGTATTCCTTTGCATGAGCGTGCAGCGCTTGCAGGCGTGGCGGTTGATGCCGTATTTGACTCAGTATCGGTGACGACCACCTTTAAAAAGGAGCTGGGCGAAGCAGGCGTTATTTTCTGCTCGATTTCTGAAGCAATCCGCGATTATCCAGAACTCATCAAGCAGTATTTAGGTACCGTCGTTCCCGTTGCTGACAACTATTTCGCCGCGTTGAACTCGGCAGTATTCACTGATGGTTCATTTGTATTTGTTCCTGAGGGCGTGACTTGCCCAATGGAGCTATCGACCTATTTCCGTATTAACGCGGCTAACACAGGTCAGTTCGAGCGTACCTTGATTATCTGTGAGAGCCGTGCCCAGGTGTCTTATTTGGAAGGTTGTACGGCGCCAATGCGTGATGAAAATCAGCTTCACGCAGCAGTCGTAGAACTCGTTGCCCTGGACGACGCCTACATTAAGTACTCCACCGTGCAGAACTGGTATCCCGGTGATGAAAACGGTAAAGGCGGTATTTACAACTTCGTTACCAAGCGTGGCGACTGTCGTGGTGATCGTTCACGCATTAGCTGGACTCAGGTAGAAACCGGCTCAGCGATTACCTGGAAATACCCTTCCTGTGTACTGCGTGGCAAAGACAGCATCGGGGAGTTCTACTCCGTGGCGGTTACCAACGGCCGTCAGCAGGCCGACACCGGTACCAAAATGATCCACATTGGTGAAGGTACTCGCTCCTATATTGTTTCCAAAGGCATTTCAGCGGGTAAGAGCGATCAATCCTACCGTGGTCTGGTTAAAATTGGCCCCCGTGCCAAAGGGGCGCGTAATTTTACCCAGTGTGACTCGTTGCTAATTGGCGATAAGTGCGGTGCGCACACGTTCCCCTACCAAGAAATCGGTAACAGCACCGCCACGATTGAGCATGAAGCCACCACGTCTAAGATCGGTGAAGATCAGCTGTTCTACTGCCAAAGCCGCGGGATTTCTGAAGAAGATGCGGTCAGCATGATTGTTAACGGCTTCTGTAAAGACGTTTTCCAAGAGCTGCCGATGGAGTTCGCGGTAGAAGCCGAAGCGCTTCTGAGCGTGACGTTGGAAGGGGCGGTGGGCTAA
- a CDS encoding SUF system Fe-S cluster assembly regulator, producing MLKLSRLTDYAAVVMAQIARHPQASHAAADLAEAVQLPHPTVSKTLKMLVKAGLLESQRGVQGGYRLARPASHITAADIIAAIEGPVAMTECSQAEGECDLAATCGVADNWQRVSLAIRTLLESVTLAHLADTTPIKLPVQLPIQSISLASA from the coding sequence ATGCTCAAGCTTTCTCGGCTGACAGATTATGCCGCTGTAGTGATGGCGCAAATTGCTCGCCATCCACAGGCGTCACATGCGGCGGCTGATTTGGCTGAAGCGGTGCAGCTGCCTCACCCCACTGTCAGTAAGACGCTGAAGATGCTGGTAAAAGCTGGGCTTCTGGAGTCGCAGCGTGGTGTTCAGGGTGGTTATCGCTTGGCGCGACCGGCATCACACATTACCGCAGCCGATATTATTGCTGCTATTGAGGGGCCAGTAGCGATGACTGAATGCAGCCAAGCTGAAGGCGAGTGTGATTTAGCAGCTACTTGCGGTGTCGCGGACAACTGGCAGCGCGTATCGCTGGCGATTCGCACGCTACTTGAAAGCGTCACGCTGGCCCATTTGGCCGACACGACCCCTATCAAATTACCCGTACAGTTACCGATTCAAAGCATCAGCCTGGCATCAGCTTAG
- a CDS encoding zinc ribbon domain-containing protein YjdM, with translation MSDLPNCPACASEFTYDDGIQYVCPECGNEWSKVAEEGAEEAGSGIRDANGNMLADGDSVTVIKDLKVKGSSLVVKVGTKVKNIRLVDGDHDIDCKIDGIGPMKLKSEFVKKA, from the coding sequence ATGAGTGATCTACCCAATTGTCCTGCCTGTGCCTCTGAATTTACCTACGATGATGGTATCCAGTATGTCTGCCCGGAATGCGGCAACGAATGGTCAAAAGTAGCAGAAGAGGGCGCTGAAGAGGCTGGCTCTGGTATTCGTGATGCTAACGGTAATATGCTGGCTGACGGCGATAGCGTTACCGTCATAAAAGACCTCAAAGTCAAAGGCAGCTCATTGGTGGTTAAAGTAGGCACCAAAGTTAAAAATATCCGTTTAGTGGATGGCGATCACGATATTGATTGTAAAATCGACGGTATTGGTCCCATGAAGCTTAAATCGGAGTTTGTCAAAAAAGCATAG